The bacterium genome window below encodes:
- the rplJ gene encoding 50S ribosomal protein L10 — MCQSLIRTEKEKQVDEIGEKLQRAKAAVFSDFCGLKVKNMEELRHRLREQKVEFKVFKNTLIRKAFKGQEGIDDFLRNPTALAFGYVDPAAVAKILITYAKDNPALKIKGGVVEGKVMNVAQITSLAELPPREVLLAKVVMGIQSPLRGFMNVLNGPLTQLVMVLKAIEEKKKSQ, encoded by the coding sequence GTGTGTCAGTCATTGATCAGGACGGAAAAAGAAAAGCAGGTAGATGAAATAGGAGAAAAACTTCAAAGGGCAAAGGCCGCCGTATTCAGTGACTTTTGTGGTCTGAAGGTCAAGAATATGGAGGAGCTGAGGCATCGGCTTCGGGAGCAGAAGGTTGAATTTAAAGTATTTAAGAATACTTTAATTCGAAAAGCTTTCAAAGGACAGGAGGGGATAGATGACTTCCTGCGGAATCCTACAGCTTTGGCCTTTGGTTACGTTGACCCGGCGGCAGTGGCTAAAATTTTAATCACCTATGCCAAGGATAATCCTGCCTTAAAGATCAAGGGTGGAGTTGTTGAAGGCAAGGTTATGAATGTTGCCCAGATCACTTCATTGGCTGAGCTTCCGCCGAGAGAGGTTCTTCTGGCGAAGGTGGTCATGGGCATCCAGTCGCCATTGCGCGGTTTTATGAACGTGCTGAATGGTCCGCTAACTCAATTGGTGATGGTATTAAAAGCGATTGAAGAGAAGAAAAAGAGTCAATAG
- the rplL gene encoding 50S ribosomal protein L7/L12, protein MPEITREAVIDYIANMTVLELSELVKELEGKFGVSAAMAPMGVMAGAAAPAAAEAKQEEQTEFTVTLLNAGDKKIQVIKVVRALTGLGLKEAKDLVDGAPKPVKEHIPKEEAEKIKAELEKEGAKVEIK, encoded by the coding sequence ATGCCAGAGATTACCAGAGAAGCAGTAATTGATTACATAGCCAATATGACGGTTTTGGAGCTTTCGGAGTTGGTAAAAGAGTTAGAGGGGAAATTCGGTGTTTCCGCGGCTATGGCCCCGATGGGTGTGATGGCTGGCGCGGCTGCTCCGGCAGCGGCAGAAGCAAAACAGGAAGAGCAGACTGAATTCACTGTTACTCTGCTCAACGCGGGTGACAAGAAAATTCAGGTCATCAAAGTAGTCCGGGCTTTGACCGGCCTTGGATTGAAAGAGGCTAAAGACCTCGTTGACGGCGCTCCCAAACCGGTTAAAGAGCATATTCCAAAGGAAGAAGCTGAAAAAATCAAGGCCGAACTGGAAAAAGAGGGTGCCAAAGTCGAGATTAAATAA
- the rpoB gene encoding DNA-directed RNA polymerase subunit beta, translating to MDNHKNRPLRRIRKDFARIPQIMEVPNLIEIQRKSYEQFLQADVPPEARKDEGLQGVFTSIFPITDFGDNCSLEFVSYSLGEAKYTVNECRQRGMTHAAALKVVVRLIVWQKNKERQTKTIRDIKEQEIYLGEIPLMTEHGTFIINGTERTIVSQMHRSPGVFFSHDKGKTYSSQKILYIARIIPYRGSWIEFEVCTKDALYLRIDRRRKILATVLLRALGFKEDEEILKAFYATEKIILEGEGYKLLNPDVHGGERVPKDIIDPASGQILVKAGSKLNRGILKRMEESGINRLPIVMEQIVGRYVARDVIDVESGEVLLECNQIITEEKLTILREKKIPSIELLIIEESNIGSSLRDTLEKDPIKTQEDALVEIYKRMRPGDPPTLESAKALFHSLFYDSKRYDLTKVGRLIINRRLGLDIDIENRLLQKEDFVAVIRYLLQLTNGVGYVDDIDHLGNRRVRAVGELLENQFRVGLVRMERAIKERMSIQDMETVMPHDIVNSKPVSAVIKEFFGSSQLSQFLDQTNPLSELTHKRRLSALGPGSLSRERAGFEVRDVHPTHYGRICPIETPEGPNIGLIASLSTYARVNDFGFIETPYRKVVDGQVTDEIEYLTASQEEQYSVAQANARVDEEGRFIDSRIAARTGGEPRKVLPEQINYMDVSPKQLVSVSASLIPFLEHDDANRALMGSNMQRQAVPLLRPNAPLVGTGMESVVARDSGAVILAKRDGVVERVDATKIIVRVDNGSDLKGEEPIIDVYELVKFQRTNQNTCQNQRPIVRPGMQVKKGDIIADGSSTELGELALGQNVLVAFMPWGGYNFEDAILMSERVVKEDRFTSIHIEEFEIEARDTKLGREEITRDIPNVGEDTLRNLDDSGIIRIGAEVKPGDVLVGKVTPKGETQLTPEEKLLRAIFGEKAADVRDASLVAPPGVEGIVVDVKVFSRKGVEKDKRTTEIEEDEIGKLKKDFEDETKIVEESKQRKILELIKDGHVEEIEPEELEDNAVMDKIIGDPLLEPQIDEITDWAERQKEELQLEFEDKISRLERGGELPPGVIKLVKVYIAIKRKLSVGDKMAGRHGNKGVVSKILAEEDMPYLSDGTPVDIVLNPLGVPSRMNVGQILETHLGWAAKALGLHVSTPVFDGATEAQIRAELKKAGLPEAGKTTLRDGRTGDPFRQDVTVGYIYMLKLAHLVDDKIHARSIGPYSLVTQQPLGGKAQFGGQRFGEMEVWALEAYGAAYTLQEVLTVKSDDVTGRTDVYEAIVKGENLNEPGIPESFNVLVKELQSLCLDIELVKSSN from the coding sequence ATGGATAACCATAAGAATAGACCCTTAAGAAGGATACGAAAGGATTTTGCTCGAATCCCTCAAATCATGGAGGTTCCGAATCTCATTGAGATTCAGAGGAAATCCTACGAACAGTTCCTGCAGGCTGATGTTCCTCCTGAAGCGCGAAAGGATGAAGGCCTCCAAGGTGTATTTACCAGCATCTTTCCAATCACTGACTTTGGAGATAACTGCTCGCTGGAGTTTGTCTCCTACAGCCTGGGGGAGGCGAAATATACCGTAAATGAGTGCCGGCAGCGAGGGATGACCCATGCAGCCGCTCTGAAGGTTGTGGTCAGGCTGATTGTCTGGCAGAAGAACAAGGAACGGCAGACAAAGACCATCAGGGACATTAAAGAGCAGGAAATTTATTTGGGAGAGATACCCCTGATGACCGAGCATGGAACATTTATTATCAATGGTACGGAAAGAACCATTGTCAGCCAGATGCACCGGTCGCCTGGTGTCTTTTTCAGCCATGATAAAGGCAAAACCTATTCGAGCCAAAAGATATTATACATTGCCAGAATCATACCGTATCGCGGATCATGGATTGAATTTGAAGTCTGTACCAAGGATGCATTGTATCTGCGGATTGATCGGCGAAGGAAGATTCTGGCTACGGTTCTTCTTCGTGCCCTGGGTTTTAAAGAAGATGAGGAAATCCTGAAGGCATTCTATGCTACCGAGAAAATTATCCTGGAAGGGGAGGGATATAAGCTCCTTAATCCTGACGTTCACGGAGGCGAAAGAGTACCGAAGGATATTATAGACCCCGCGAGCGGCCAGATTCTGGTCAAAGCTGGAAGCAAGCTTAACCGTGGTATTCTGAAGCGGATGGAAGAAAGTGGAATCAATCGGCTTCCGATCGTGATGGAACAGATCGTGGGCAGATATGTTGCCAGGGATGTTATTGATGTCGAGAGCGGCGAAGTTCTCCTGGAATGCAATCAAATAATCACCGAGGAGAAACTGACGATTCTCCGGGAGAAAAAAATCCCTTCCATTGAGCTTTTGATTATCGAGGAAAGCAATATTGGTTCGTCCCTGCGTGACACGCTGGAAAAGGATCCTATCAAGACTCAGGAGGATGCCTTAGTTGAGATATATAAAAGGATGCGCCCTGGGGATCCGCCAACCCTGGAGAGCGCCAAGGCTCTTTTTCACAGCCTGTTTTATGACTCCAAGCGGTATGACTTGACCAAGGTCGGACGGTTGATTATCAACCGCAGGCTGGGGCTCGATATCGATATAGAAAACCGGCTCTTGCAGAAAGAAGATTTTGTTGCTGTTATCCGGTATCTCCTCCAGTTGACAAACGGGGTCGGATACGTGGATGACATCGACCACCTGGGAAATCGCAGGGTCCGGGCGGTAGGAGAGCTTCTGGAGAATCAGTTCCGGGTAGGCCTTGTCAGGATGGAACGGGCCATTAAAGAACGGATGAGCATCCAGGATATGGAAACCGTGATGCCGCATGATATTGTGAATTCCAAACCGGTGTCGGCGGTAATCAAGGAATTCTTCGGCAGCAGTCAGCTCTCTCAGTTTCTGGATCAGACGAATCCTCTGTCCGAATTAACCCATAAGCGCAGGCTGAGTGCTCTGGGGCCGGGAAGCTTGAGTCGGGAAAGAGCGGGTTTTGAGGTGCGCGACGTGCATCCTACCCATTACGGACGCATCTGTCCTATCGAGACACCGGAAGGCCCCAACATCGGTCTTATCGCTTCACTTTCGACCTATGCGCGGGTCAATGATTTCGGTTTTATCGAAACCCCGTATCGGAAAGTTGTCGATGGCCAGGTTACCGACGAGATAGAATATCTGACCGCATCTCAGGAAGAGCAGTATTCCGTGGCTCAGGCTAATGCACGGGTTGACGAAGAAGGGCGGTTTATTGATTCTCGAATAGCAGCCAGGACCGGCGGTGAGCCCCGTAAGGTTCTTCCTGAACAAATCAACTATATGGATGTTTCTCCCAAGCAACTGGTCAGTGTCTCCGCCTCGCTGATTCCCTTTCTGGAGCACGATGATGCCAACCGCGCCTTGATGGGGTCCAACATGCAGCGGCAAGCCGTTCCTCTACTGCGGCCCAATGCGCCGTTGGTCGGTACCGGAATGGAATCCGTTGTGGCTCGAGATTCAGGAGCGGTAATCCTGGCTAAAAGAGATGGCGTGGTTGAACGGGTTGATGCCACGAAAATCATTGTCCGGGTGGATAATGGAAGCGATCTGAAAGGTGAAGAGCCTATCATCGATGTTTATGAACTGGTAAAATTCCAGCGAACCAATCAAAACACCTGCCAGAATCAGCGTCCAATTGTCAGACCGGGCATGCAGGTAAAAAAAGGTGATATCATAGCCGATGGCTCCTCGACAGAGTTAGGCGAACTGGCCCTGGGCCAGAATGTCCTGGTGGCTTTTATGCCCTGGGGCGGATACAACTTTGAGGATGCTATCCTGATGAGTGAGCGCGTGGTCAAGGAGGACCGGTTTACCTCCATCCATATTGAAGAATTTGAAATCGAGGCCCGGGATACGAAGCTGGGCCGGGAAGAGATCACCCGTGATATACCGAATGTCGGCGAAGATACTCTGCGCAACCTCGATGACAGCGGTATTATTCGAATCGGTGCGGAGGTCAAGCCGGGTGATGTTCTGGTCGGCAAGGTGACACCAAAGGGTGAAACGCAACTGACACCGGAGGAAAAGCTTCTGCGGGCCATTTTTGGAGAAAAAGCCGCTGATGTCCGGGATGCCTCTCTGGTTGCTCCTCCGGGAGTTGAGGGGATTGTAGTTGATGTCAAGGTCTTCTCCCGCAAGGGAGTCGAAAAAGACAAACGGACCACGGAAATTGAAGAGGACGAAATCGGAAAGCTGAAGAAGGATTTCGAAGATGAAACCAAGATCGTCGAAGAGTCCAAGCAACGAAAAATCCTGGAACTGATTAAGGACGGGCATGTGGAAGAGATCGAGCCTGAAGAGCTGGAAGATAATGCGGTCATGGATAAAATCATTGGCGATCCTCTTCTTGAGCCTCAGATCGATGAAATTACCGATTGGGCTGAGCGGCAGAAAGAAGAGCTGCAACTGGAATTTGAAGATAAGATCTCCCGTTTGGAAAGGGGAGGGGAGCTTCCGCCGGGAGTTATCAAACTGGTAAAGGTTTACATCGCTATCAAGCGGAAATTGTCTGTTGGCGATAAGATGGCCGGACGGCATGGAAATAAGGGAGTTGTCTCCAAGATACTTGCCGAAGAGGATATGCCGTATCTCTCTGATGGAACACCGGTGGATATCGTTCTCAATCCTCTCGGTGTACCTTCCCGAATGAATGTCGGCCAGATTCTGGAAACTCATCTTGGCTGGGCAGCTAAAGCGCTGGGACTGCATGTATCAACACCGGTATTCGATGGCGCCACTGAAGCTCAGATCCGGGCAGAGCTCAAGAAGGCAGGGCTTCCTGAAGCGGGGAAAACCACGTTACGGGATGGCCGTACCGGTGATCCGTTCCGCCAGGATGTCACTGTCGGCTATATCTACATGCTCAAGCTGGCCCACCTGGTTGATGACAAGATTCATGCCCGGTCAATCGGTCCCTATTCGCTGGTAACTCAGCAGCCGCTGGGAGGAAAAGCCCAATTTGGCGGTCAGCGATTCGGAGAAATGGAGGTATGGGCACTGGAGGCCTATGGGGCCGCTTATACCTTACAGGAGGTCCTGACAGTAAAATCTGATGATGTAACCGGAAGAACCGATGTCTATGAGGCAATCGTCAAAGGTGAAAACCTGAACGAACCGGGAATTCCGGAATCGTTCAATGTTCTGGTCAAAGAGCTCCAAAGCCTGTGCCTGGATATTGAACTGGTAAAAAGCAGTAACTAA
- the rpoC gene encoding DNA-directed RNA polymerase subunit beta': MRTFRSFTERKSERVEFDYLKIGIASPDKIRSWSHGEVKKPETINYRTFKPEKDGLFCAKIFGPTKDWECNCGKYKRMKHRGVVCDKCGVEVIQSKVRRERLGHIELACPVSHVWFFKGLPSRIGHLLDMTLRELEKILYFEAYVVIDPGDTPLQMHELLTEEKYRRCVEEFGDRFNAGMGAEAIKELLKRLDLEKLAGDLREEMKATSSAQQQKKVAKRLRVIEAFLHSGNKPEWMILDVIPVIPPELRPLVPLDGGRFATSDLNDLYRRVINRNNRLKRLQELRAPEVIIRNEKRMLQESVDALFDNGRRGRVLRGPNNRPLKSLSDMLKGKQGRFRQNLLGKRVDYSGRSVIVVDPQLKLHQCGLPKKMALELFKPFIYHRLEEKGYVTTIKSAKKMVEKEKDEIWEILEEVVSEHPVLLNRAPTLHRLGIQAFEPLLVEGKAIRIHPLVCAAFNADFDGDQMAVHIPLSVEAQTEARILMMSSNNILSPANGEPLTVPTQDIVLGCYYLTKEGRRQREEKRIFSNSNEAIMAYECGQVDLQEKIKLRLNKKIIETTVGRVIFNEILPSNIPYTNKVLSKKELTKLIGICVRQCEHDEVLRLLDDLKELGFRYATKAGISISIDDMKIPSRKDELIRKAEKEVIEVEQQYLDGIITDGERYNKVVDIWSRVTEQVSDEMFMELEAEHALEQAGKSAGNEFNPIYMMADSGARGSKQQIRQLAGMRGLMAKPSGEIIETPITANFREGLTVLQYFISTHGARKGLADTALKTADSGYLTRRLVDVAQDVIITEEDCRTIDGIMVTPIVEGGELIASIRDRILGRVALEEIRDPITNELLVDANVEITEEIAAEIENSGIKKVKIRSVLTCEAKRGVCAKCYGRNLSTGQLVELGEAVGVIAAQSIGEPGTQLTMRTFHIGGTASRIVEQTTLKAKNAGTIQFHNINTVRNKEGFLVVMNRNGSIGIQDESGRERERYPVVYGATLKIVEGQKVESDQSLVEWDPYTIPILTEVEGRLQYRDVVEGITMSEEVDEVTGLSQKVIIEHQDEKRQPRVHIKDEASNKVLATYLLPAQAHLMAVDSAKVFPGDLIAKIPRETTKTKDITGGLPRVAELFEARKPKEHATIAEIDGEVRLGGVVKGMRKVYVKNDMGVEEEYLIPRGKHINVHDGDRVKAGEPLMDGSPNPHDILRVLGDKELQKYLVNEVQEVYRLQGVNINDKHIEVIVRQMLRWVKIEDVGDTDFIIGEQVDRFRFLEENERVKAKGLRPSTGKPLLLGITKASLSTESFISAASFQEMTRVLTEASVCGKVDELRGLKENVIVGRLIPAGTGLRSYRQINVIPEKQVPEKGSVIEELELEEKKVLTTG, encoded by the coding sequence TTGAGGACCTTTAGAAGCTTTACTGAAAGAAAATCTGAACGGGTTGAATTTGACTATTTGAAAATCGGCATTGCCTCACCGGATAAAATCAGGTCATGGTCTCATGGTGAGGTCAAGAAGCCGGAGACGATTAATTATCGGACCTTCAAACCCGAAAAAGATGGTTTATTCTGCGCCAAGATCTTTGGGCCAACCAAAGATTGGGAGTGTAATTGCGGTAAATATAAACGCATGAAGCACCGGGGGGTGGTGTGCGATAAATGCGGCGTTGAAGTAATTCAATCCAAGGTGCGACGGGAGCGCCTGGGCCATATAGAGCTTGCCTGTCCGGTATCCCATGTCTGGTTTTTCAAGGGATTGCCGAGCCGGATCGGTCATCTTCTCGATATGACCCTGCGCGAATTGGAAAAAATACTCTATTTTGAAGCCTATGTAGTCATTGATCCGGGTGATACGCCGCTGCAAATGCATGAATTGTTGACCGAAGAAAAATACCGTCGGTGTGTTGAGGAATTCGGGGACAGGTTTAATGCCGGTATGGGAGCAGAGGCCATTAAGGAGCTGCTTAAACGGCTCGATCTTGAAAAGCTTGCCGGGGACCTTCGAGAAGAAATGAAAGCCACCAGCTCAGCCCAGCAGCAGAAGAAGGTGGCCAAACGGCTCAGAGTTATCGAGGCATTCCTGCATTCTGGAAATAAGCCGGAGTGGATGATCCTGGACGTTATTCCGGTCATTCCTCCGGAGCTTCGCCCACTGGTGCCTTTGGATGGCGGGCGGTTTGCGACCTCCGACCTGAATGATCTGTACCGCCGGGTGATTAACCGGAATAACCGCCTCAAGCGCTTACAGGAGCTTCGGGCTCCGGAAGTCATTATCAGGAATGAAAAAAGAATGCTTCAGGAATCGGTGGACGCGCTGTTTGACAATGGACGCAGAGGCCGGGTGCTCAGGGGACCGAACAATCGCCCCCTGAAATCCTTGAGTGACATGTTGAAAGGCAAGCAGGGGCGGTTCCGCCAGAACCTTCTCGGCAAACGGGTCGATTATTCGGGCCGTTCAGTTATCGTGGTTGATCCGCAGCTGAAGCTTCATCAGTGCGGATTACCCAAGAAAATGGCTCTTGAGCTGTTCAAGCCGTTCATTTATCACCGGCTGGAAGAAAAAGGCTATGTAACCACTATCAAGAGTGCCAAGAAGATGGTGGAAAAGGAAAAGGATGAAATCTGGGAAATTCTGGAAGAGGTGGTCTCGGAGCATCCCGTTCTGTTAAACCGGGCACCGACACTTCACCGATTGGGAATCCAGGCGTTCGAGCCGCTGCTGGTTGAGGGGAAGGCAATCCGGATTCACCCGCTGGTTTGTGCAGCCTTCAATGCTGATTTTGATGGAGACCAGATGGCTGTACACATTCCCCTGTCGGTGGAAGCCCAGACCGAAGCCCGGATATTAATGATGTCAAGCAATAATATCCTCTCACCGGCCAATGGTGAACCTCTCACGGTCCCTACCCAGGATATTGTCTTGGGTTGTTATTATCTTACCAAGGAGGGAAGAAGACAGCGGGAGGAAAAGCGGATATTTTCCAATAGTAATGAAGCCATCATGGCTTATGAATGTGGTCAGGTCGATTTACAGGAAAAGATAAAGCTGCGATTGAATAAAAAAATTATCGAGACGACCGTGGGAAGAGTAATATTCAATGAGATACTTCCCTCCAATATTCCTTATACGAATAAGGTTCTGAGCAAGAAGGAATTGACAAAACTCATCGGCATCTGCGTACGGCAGTGCGAGCATGATGAAGTCCTTCGCCTGCTGGATGATCTGAAAGAGCTTGGCTTTCGGTATGCAACCAAAGCCGGCATATCGATCTCGATTGATGATATGAAAATTCCGTCGCGGAAAGATGAGCTGATCCGGAAAGCTGAAAAAGAAGTTATTGAAGTTGAGCAGCAATACCTTGATGGAATTATCACCGATGGTGAGCGGTACAATAAAGTGGTCGATATCTGGTCCAGGGTCACCGAGCAGGTTTCCGATGAGATGTTCATGGAGCTCGAAGCCGAGCATGCCCTGGAACAGGCAGGAAAATCGGCAGGCAATGAATTCAATCCTATCTACATGATGGCTGATTCAGGGGCCAGAGGAAGCAAGCAGCAGATCCGGCAGCTGGCCGGAATGCGAGGACTGATGGCCAAGCCATCGGGAGAGATTATCGAAACTCCGATTACGGCCAATTTCCGTGAGGGATTGACTGTTTTACAATACTTTATCTCTACTCATGGTGCCCGGAAAGGGTTAGCTGATACAGCCCTGAAAACCGCCGATTCGGGTTATCTCACCAGACGGTTGGTCGATGTTGCCCAGGATGTCATTATTACTGAAGAGGATTGCCGGACCATTGACGGTATCATGGTTACGCCGATCGTTGAAGGTGGAGAGCTTATTGCTTCGATCAGAGACCGTATCCTTGGCAGGGTAGCACTGGAGGAGATCAGAGATCCAATTACCAACGAGTTACTGGTTGATGCCAATGTGGAGATTACCGAGGAAATTGCGGCTGAAATTGAAAATTCCGGCATTAAGAAGGTTAAGATTCGATCGGTGTTGACGTGCGAGGCCAAACGCGGAGTGTGTGCCAAGTGCTATGGCCGTAATCTGTCTACCGGACAATTGGTTGAACTGGGAGAGGCAGTTGGAGTCATAGCCGCTCAATCCATCGGTGAACCCGGAACGCAGCTCACCATGAGAACCTTCCATATCGGTGGTACGGCCAGCAGGATTGTCGAGCAAACAACCCTGAAAGCCAAAAATGCAGGTACTATTCAGTTTCACAATATCAATACGGTCCGGAATAAAGAGGGCTTTCTGGTGGTCATGAACCGCAACGGCAGTATCGGCATTCAGGATGAATCGGGAAGGGAGCGGGAACGGTATCCGGTCGTGTATGGAGCCACCCTGAAAATTGTCGAAGGCCAGAAGGTTGAAAGTGATCAGAGCCTGGTCGAATGGGATCCGTATACCATCCCCATCCTGACTGAAGTGGAAGGAAGGCTTCAATATCGAGATGTGGTTGAGGGAATTACCATGAGTGAGGAGGTCGATGAGGTAACGGGTCTTTCTCAAAAGGTCATTATCGAGCATCAGGATGAAAAGCGCCAGCCCCGTGTCCATATTAAGGATGAGGCTTCCAATAAAGTATTGGCCACCTATCTTTTGCCTGCTCAGGCCCACCTGATGGCTGTTGATTCGGCTAAGGTTTTCCCGGGCGATTTGATTGCCAAGATTCCCCGCGAAACCACCAAAACCAAGGACATCACCGGAGGCTTACCCAGGGTGGCTGAGCTGTTTGAAGCTCGAAAACCGAAAGAGCATGCCACGATTGCTGAAATTGATGGAGAAGTTCGCCTTGGTGGTGTAGTCAAGGGGATGCGCAAAGTATATGTGAAGAACGATATGGGGGTTGAAGAGGAATATCTGATTCCCCGCGGAAAGCATATCAATGTGCATGATGGTGACAGGGTCAAGGCCGGGGAGCCGCTCATGGATGGATCGCCCAATCCGCATGATATTCTGCGGGTTTTGGGAGACAAAGAGCTGCAAAAATACCTCGTCAATGAGGTGCAGGAAGTTTATCGGCTTCAGGGTGTCAATATCAATGACAAGCATATCGAGGTCATTGTCCGGCAGATGCTTCGATGGGTCAAGATAGAAGATGTCGGGGACACGGACTTCATTATCGGAGAGCAGGTTGACCGTTTCCGTTTTCTTGAGGAAAATGAGCGGGTCAAGGCTAAAGGCCTGCGGCCCAGTACCGGCAAACCGTTGCTGCTTGGCATCACCAAGGCTTCCCTGAGTACGGAAAGCTTTATTTCGGCCGCTTCGTTCCAGGAGATGACCAGAGTACTTACTGAAGCCAGTGTTTGTGGCAAAGTTGATGAGCTCCGAGGGCTCAAAGAGAATGTTATTGTCGGGCGATTAATCCCGGCTGGTACCGGTTTACGGAGTTACCGGCAAATTAATGTTATTCCTGAAAAGCAGGTTCCGGAGAAAGGGAGCGTGATCGAGGAGCTGGAGCTCGAGGAGAAAAAGGTATTGACAACTGGTTAA
- the rpsL gene encoding 30S ribosomal protein S12, which translates to MPTINQLVRKGRKKVFKKKSAPALDSCPQKRGVCLRVYTVTPKKPNSALRKVARIRLTSGKEVTGYIPGVGHNLQEHSIILLRGGRVKDLPGVRYHIVRGALDTVGVQDRKKSRSRYGAKTPK; encoded by the coding sequence ATGCCAACTATTAATCAACTGGTGAGAAAGGGTCGAAAAAAGGTCTTCAAGAAGAAATCGGCTCCTGCATTGGATTCTTGTCCGCAAAAGCGCGGGGTTTGCTTAAGGGTGTATACGGTTACTCCGAAAAAGCCAAACTCGGCACTCCGGAAAGTGGCGAGGATCAGGTTAACCAGTGGAAAAGAAGTCACCGGCTACATACCCGGGGTGGGACATAATTTACAGGAACACTCGATTATTCTGCTTCGAGGAGGCAGAGTAAAGGATTTGCCTGGTGTTCGCTATCACATTGTCCGAGGAGCGCTGGATACGGTCGGGGTTCAGGACAGGAAAAAAAGCCGGTCACGATACGGGGCCAAGACACCGAAATAG
- the rpsG gene encoding 30S ribosomal protein S7 produces MPRRGIVSKRESIPDIRYNEVIVTKFINTLMKQGKKSTAESIFYGAMDIIQQKTGQEPLQTFKQALSNVKPIIEVKSRRVGGSTYQVPVEIRSERRISLAIRWIVDFAKKRNEKNMREALAGELLDAAGGKGSSVKKREDTHKMAEANKAFAHYKW; encoded by the coding sequence ATGCCGAGAAGAGGGATCGTATCCAAAAGAGAATCAATACCAGATATCAGGTATAATGAGGTCATAGTCACCAAGTTTATTAATACTCTGATGAAGCAGGGTAAAAAAAGCACTGCTGAGAGTATTTTCTATGGGGCGATGGATATTATTCAGCAAAAGACCGGCCAGGAGCCTTTGCAGACTTTCAAGCAGGCCCTGAGCAATGTCAAGCCAATTATCGAAGTAAAATCCAGGCGGGTCGGAGGATCAACGTATCAGGTGCCGGTGGAAATTCGGTCCGAGCGTCGGATCAGTCTGGCCATTCGCTGGATTGTGGACTTCGCCAAGAAGCGGAACGAAAAAAATATGCGGGAAGCTCTGGCAGGTGAATTATTGGATGCAGCCGGCGGCAAGGGCTCTTCGGTAAAGAAGCGGGAAGATACGCATAAGATGGCTGAAGCTAATAAGGCTTTCGCGCATTACAAATGGTAG